CGAAGCAGCAGCGGTCGCGGCGGTGGGAGAGGCGATTCAGAGAATCAATCCGGCGCAGCCGATCTACGGCATCATGACTTTCCCGGAGATCGTGGGACTGGCTCGGGGACCCTTCCGGACGAACGGGATTCTCTCCGCCGCTTTCGCTCTGTCCGCTCTTTCTCTGTCGGGCATCGGCCTGTATGGCGTTCTCGCCGGCGTCGTATCGCGGCGGTCCCGGGAGATTGGGCTTCGAATGGCGCTCGGGGCAACGCCTGGGCGCATACTCGGTTCGGTGTTTCACGAGGGGATGCTGCTCGTCGCGATCGGCGCCGCGGTGGGATTGAGCTCCTCGCTCGTGCTCGGCCGTTTTCTCTCGAGCATCCTCTATCAGGCGTCTTCTTTCGACGTGGATGTGATCGCCTCGACCGTCGGCATGGTCATCCTGGTCTCGGCAGTCGCTTGCGGACTGCCCGCCCGACGGGCGTCGAGCACCGAACCCGTGCGCGTTCTCGCCGACGATTGACCCCTAAGTCTTCGAGTCTCGCGCCGCAGCGCGATTGACAAGACGAGAATTTGGCCAAAGAAGCGTTTCGCGATCACTCGGGAAGCAGCTCGAGCCGAAAGGGCTTGCGCAAGGGTTCAAAATGGCGCCGATCCGTGGTCGCAATGCGGCGTAACCCGAGTGCCTCGGCAATCGTGACAACGGAGGCATCGACGAAACCCAGCTCCAGTTCGTTGAAATGGTCGTTCAGATCGAGAATGCGCTGATAGCCTTCCGGCGGAACATCGGAAATGAAATACGAACTATTGATGAGTCCGAGATAGAAAGTCCGTCGCGCCGCGCTTCCCAATCTGACGCCCAGCAGATGATCGACCTCGGGAATGACGGGTGACGGGAGGACGAATTGACCGGGCTCGCGCTTCATCAGGTCGACGCTCTTCCGGTGCCAGCTGTCGCGCCGATCGTAATAAGCGTACACCACCCCGGTATCGAGAACGATCGACACGTCAGTTTCTCGATTCCCCAAACCCCGTCTCGGTGAGGACCTCGTCGACTCGCTCGGAGGTGTCCGTGAAGGCGCTTTCGAATTCCCCCGCGCCCGGGGGAAGTCTTTTCGGACTCTTGTCGAGGTACTGTCTGAGCGCCTCCCGGACGATCTCGGCCATTGGGATTTTCCGTTGCTTGGCCTCGAGCTGAAGGCGCACCTCTAGCTCGGGTTCCAAGTAGATTGTCGTTCGTTTCACTCATCGTATGGTAACATAAAACATAAACATACCCAAGAACGGCATCGCGCGAGGGTCCGGCGAGCCCATTCTCTCCCAGCTCATCGAGCGATCACCCGCAGCCAGGATCGATGACCCCACCTGTGGACGGACGTCCCGACGAGCCAAGAGACTTGTGTTCCAGGCCCAACCAGCGGTAACTTCACCCGACATGACTGCGGGTTTGGGACGTGGCAGTCCAGCTCGGGAAAGGTGAATCACCAATGAAGATCGAAGAAAGGCACGAAGGCGACGTCGTGATGCTCGACCTTTCGGGAAAGCTCATGATCGGCGATGGCGACGACATCCTGCGCGAGAAAGTGGAAAGCCTCGTGCAGTCCGGGCACAAGCGAATTGGCTTGAACCTGGCCGACGTTCCCTACGTCGACAGTGCGGGACTCGGCGAGATCGTGCGCTGCTATACGAGCGTGTCCCGCAACGAGGGCAAGCTTCGGGTCGTCAACCCCAGCAAGCGGATCATGGAGCTTCTGACGGTTACGAGGCTCAAGGCGACGCTCGTCGCCGAAGACGACGAGTGGAAGACCTGAGGTTCTCCCACGGGCAGAAGGGCTAGAAACTGTAGATCGCCGAAAATGAAGTCGTATTCACCAGATCCGAGAGATCGACGCCGACGTCGATCTGGAACTTGCTGAAAGCCATCCCGAAGCCGACGGCGAAGTGGACTTCATCGTCTCCTGCCGGAAAGAGTGCTCGAAGGACGGGGTCATCCCCAACGTATCGGATGCGGTGATCCGGATCCGTCCAGGCACCGAAACGAAGCGCGACCGTGGGCGTCGCGTTGATGAAAACGTACTCGAAGCCCAGGTGAAGCTCGTTGACGTCATCCAACCGCAGGCCCAATTCGAGTGATTCGGGCTCTCCTTCGAAGAGATTGGAATGTTGGACGCGGTCCCATTCGAAACTCACGGTGGTCGCTCCCCCTTCCGGCTGGTAGACGACCCCGAGACTGAACACGTCGGGAAAGCCGATCCGCGTGGTGCTTTTAAGGGTCACCGTGCCCTCCGGCACGAACGGCTCGAGCGCCGGCCCGGAAATCTCAAGGTTACTCAAATCAAACCGTGGACCTTCGCGGTAGGAGCCACCCACGTTCCACCGGTCGGAAAGGTGCCACAAGAATCCCCCGTTAAAGCCCCAGTCCGAGTCGTCGACGGTGCTGTCGGCGGTAAAAGCACGAGCCGCCTCGCGGTAAGCGTTCCCGCCGAAAGGACCCTGGGGCAGAGTTTCATCGACTGCAGCGAAGATATCAACGGTGCTGCGGAGTGATCCATCGAAGTAGGAGACGCCCCCGCCGACGCTGAAGGATTCGGTGGGACGGAAGGCGCCGGAGAATCCGTAGGTGACGATCTCGAGATCGGTAATCCGACGGAGATCGGGAAGTCGCAACGTGTCATCAACCTGGAAGGAGAGCGTCACGATATCGTCGTCGGGGAGAGGGGGGGCCGCAAAAAAACCCTGGGTCTCGGCCGCGGCTTCGAAATTCGCCGATTCATGCCGATAAACGGCCACGGACCAATCTTCCTTCGGATAAGTGAAGGAGATGAATGACAGCCCGGTGACGAGCTCGGAGGAAACCCCGGTTCGGGTCGCGGGCGAAACGTCGAGCAGAACGCCCGTAGGCTGGCCCGAGATCCGTCCGGCTTCGGTAAAGGGGGTGGAGTAGCTCCATAACCGTCCTTCCACGGAAACCTCCGGCCGCGCGAGCTGGACCAGCCCCGCCGGATTGGCAAAGGCAGCGGTGGCGTCGTCCGCGAGCGCAACGAAGGCGCCACCCAGCCCGAGGCTTCGCGCCCCGGGATTGGAAAGACTGAACTGGAAGATCGTCGGCACTTCCGCCTGACCGCAGACGGAGCGGGCGGCGAGAAGAGCTGCGAAAAGAATCGAACACGATCGCGCGGGACGCGAGCTCATTTCTCCTCCGGTCGGGGGAGGCGGCCTTTCCGAGAGCGACTCCGGTGACGAAGCCGCGTCATTATATGCGCGGGTGCGGTCTCGCTTGCCGCCCAAGTTGTCATCGGGCGGAATCAAAACCTATAATGGCTCGGTTTTCAGATTTCTTGGAGCTCCGTCGAGACGTGGAGTCTCTGCTCGCGAACGAGGAAATAGCGACGATTTTCTCGATACCGAGGCGTTGATGGCTCGCAAATCCGGCAGTTCCAAGGCCGATCGCGGCGATCGGGGGCGGGGCCTCGTGCTTCTCGTCACCGCGCCGTCCGGCCATACGAGCTCCCTGCGTCTCGAAGGCCGTCGAATCTTTCTCGGCAGGTCGGCGACCAACACGCTTTCTTTTCCCGAGGACGAAGGGTTGTCCCGACAGCATCTGTTTGTCGACAGAGAGGGAGACCAATGGTTCGTCCAGAACCTGGCCAGCAAGAACGGCACGTTCGTCAACGGCGCCCTGGTGACGAGCCGGCACGATCTCGAGCCCGGCGATCGCATCACCGCGAGCTGCGTGACGTTGGCTCTCTCCCGACAAAGCAGAGGTGTCAGCGTGAGATCCGAGCCGCCGGATGCCGAGGCGCAGTCGAGCACCGAGAGCACGTCGCTCGAGGAAGTCCTGTCGGCGGGACGTTCCCAGAGCCGAATCGCCGACGAGGCACGAGGACCTCATGTCAGCGCGCTCTGGGCGTTCGTGCGCGCCGGCCGCGAGCTCGCGGTGAGACGACCGCTTCAAGAGCTCTTCCGCATCATCCTCGACCTCTCGCTCGAGGCGGTCGGCGCCGAGCGAGGAGTTCTCCTGACTCTCGATGAAGGAGACCGGTTGGTGGTGCAAGCCTCGCGGGGCCCGGGGCTTCAAATCAGCGCCCGCGTCAGGGACAAGGTCTTGAAAGAGAAGACGTCCCTTCTGGTAACGGACGCTCTTCACGACCAGCTGGTGAAGAGAAGCCAGACCATCATCGAGCAGGGGGTGCATTCCCTGATCGCGGTCCCGTTGCAGACGGAAGAACGTGTCATCGGATTGATGTATCTGGACTCCGTCGACAAGGAGAGGACGTTCAGAAGCGACGATCTGAGCCTGTTGACTGCCATGGCCAATGTAGCCGGGATCCGGATCGAGCGGGAGCGATGGGAGATGCAACGGCGGGTGTTGATCGCAGAGAACGTGGAGAGTCTCGGCCGTCTCGCCGCCGCGCTCAGCCACGAGCTCAACACTCCGCTCGGGACCCTGAAGAGCACGGTCGACACTCTGGTGCGCGCCGCCGCGAGGAGGGGCTCGGCGACGTCCGAAGAGCGGGGTCGTCTGGAAGCGGTGCAGGCCGATTTACGGAAGTCGCTCGACGCGGCTTTGGAGCGGATGGAGGAGGTGATCGGGCGCATCCAGCGTTTCACGAATCTGGATCGTGCCGAGGTGCAAACGGTCGATCTGAACGAGCTGCTGTCCGACGTGGTGGCGCTGGCCCAAGAGCCGTCCATCGATATCGAGTTGCGCTCGGTGCCGCTGCCGTCGATTCGATGTCACCGGCAATCCTTGAGCTCGAGCCTCACCGGTTTGCTCCGGTGTGCGATCGAGGCATGCCGACGAAACGACGCTTACGGAAAGATCGTCATCACGACCGAGGCTTCGGGAGATCGGCTCGTAATCCGGATCGAGGACAACGGCGGCGGAATGACACC
This genomic window from Vicinamibacteria bacterium contains:
- a CDS encoding ATP-binding protein, with amino-acid sequence MARKSGSSKADRGDRGRGLVLLVTAPSGHTSSLRLEGRRIFLGRSATNTLSFPEDEGLSRQHLFVDREGDQWFVQNLASKNGTFVNGALVTSRHDLEPGDRITASCVTLALSRQSRGVSVRSEPPDAEAQSSTESTSLEEVLSAGRSQSRIADEARGPHVSALWAFVRAGRELAVRRPLQELFRIILDLSLEAVGAERGVLLTLDEGDRLVVQASRGPGLQISARVRDKVLKEKTSLLVTDALHDQLVKRSQTIIEQGVHSLIAVPLQTEERVIGLMYLDSVDKERTFRSDDLSLLTAMANVAGIRIERERWEMQRRVLIAENVESLGRLAAALSHELNTPLGTLKSTVDTLVRAAARRGSATSEERGRLEAVQADLRKSLDAALERMEEVIGRIQRFTNLDRAEVQTVDLNELLSDVVALAQEPSIDIELRSVPLPSIRCHRQSLSSSLTGLLRCAIEACRRNDAYGKIVITTEASGDRLVIRIEDNGGGMTPDQVTRLFNPAFQIADGRISTGDWGLFTARQVVQKQGGEIRVHSQLGKGSTFVVSVPSK
- a CDS encoding STAS domain-containing protein, which encodes MKIEERHEGDVVMLDLSGKLMIGDGDDILREKVESLVQSGHKRIGLNLADVPYVDSAGLGEIVRCYTSVSRNEGKLRVVNPSKRIMELLTVTRLKATLVAEDDEWKT
- a CDS encoding CopG family transcriptional regulator, with protein sequence MKRTTIYLEPELEVRLQLEAKQRKIPMAEIVREALRQYLDKSPKRLPPGAGEFESAFTDTSERVDEVLTETGFGESRN
- a CDS encoding PIN domain-containing protein is translated as MSIVLDTGVVYAYYDRRDSWHRKSVDLMKREPGQFVLPSPVIPEVDHLLGVRLGSAARRTFYLGLINSSYFISDVPPEGYQRILDLNDHFNELELGFVDASVVTIAEALGLRRIATTDRRHFEPLRKPFRLELLPE
- a CDS encoding outer membrane protein transport protein; translation: MSSRPARSCSILFAALLAARSVCGQAEVPTIFQFSLSNPGARSLGLGGAFVALADDATAAFANPAGLVQLARPEVSVEGRLWSYSTPFTEAGRISGQPTGVLLDVSPATRTGVSSELVTGLSFISFTYPKEDWSVAVYRHESANFEAAAETQGFFAAPPLPDDDIVTLSFQVDDTLRLPDLRRITDLEIVTYGFSGAFRPTESFSVGGGVSYFDGSLRSTVDIFAAVDETLPQGPFGGNAYREAARAFTADSTVDDSDWGFNGGFLWHLSDRWNVGGSYREGPRFDLSNLEISGPALEPFVPEGTVTLKSTTRIGFPDVFSLGVVYQPEGGATTVSFEWDRVQHSNLFEGEPESLELGLRLDDVNELHLGFEYVFINATPTVALRFGAWTDPDHRIRYVGDDPVLRALFPAGDDEVHFAVGFGMAFSKFQIDVGVDLSDLVNTTSFSAIYSF